In Colletotrichum higginsianum IMI 349063 chromosome 1, whole genome shotgun sequence, one genomic interval encodes:
- a CDS encoding Nucleoporin pom152: protein MSATPRQRTGGFPQTPATAAPGRSRRQDPDPNSSVSSQKSSRSSALPLAPENASRGGPATEPVIPLTILDAPQQRFYAFAIYVGLFAWRFYDWIKLVEDNDTSAWLFLKWVFIDFGFLFGLPELRIPWLEMSQPVVTAIFLFHAFFNFMLMFNIPLPLQPWLIGFFKVFYDREVAVSEHTVKVSSILHNHSLIMGRQIINILPEGSAVLNFEQIPFCIGEGRETARLPIQFNSTVPAEMELTRIDLETNQEETIKLSSRDVRKIAKQIKDQTAESNPLAHIIEYPVKKTGVYRLGRVLDEYKLEVQRATRDTYVVPCPKAKFRTPDNQGRCIRDLSDLLVDVTGTPPLKIVYSRTVNDKDKSFHFQSLQPEDHTSPLLGSPSSSLTHAGDEDTSWVRPQTVAVRLNETLDEPGRWQYAVDEVTDGFGNVRKYAPSAEETEARARPKDLARTFLVKERPKVKLHGCDLRKPLKVAKKDKARLPVHFSIDGKTADASHTVTWDFSPIDSLTNSGDHGDKVSVASFSAVNSRDQPLVSEPGLYTLKSVSSGSCEGEVQEPSSCLLLNPLEPQLSIRSEEIPDKCAGNSVGLRVDLDLIGTPPFVVRYDVVDEQLKTRHESVKVEGLRQQVELRPTAAGHHKYIFKFVDDAIYKNRPLSPDMTLETDVKPAASAVIHHPTGLKSACLEEPVEVEIHLRGDAPFSLEWELVHDGKRKSERATGIAGPKFKIKTKPLAKGGEYTLALNSVQDKSGCRTFLKDELKISVRRQRPRAAFGLVENKRSIKTIENAEVKLPLRLQGDKPWTVSYRNIDEGDAVRTEKLRNDNDILTVEARGTYEIIDVQDRECPGIVDPQASRFEVDWYPRPQISLIQTDTVTSDGNKFSKRDVCEGDIDTFEVSLKGSAPFHVDYKVEHHPFDGSSKGQASSKKDLDTSLNKASIPMDTSKPGRYIYQFSELADNLYDGKTNSHSLTVAQRVNAKPSAAFIKPGQSFKYCKTEQDKEDTIPITLNGVAPFHVEIEIKHHSGTIPETYRIPSIQTNSYGIHIPRQYLRLGIQHVRIREVRDARGCQKKYEIGAPSVQVHLHDAPAIYPLESRGDYCVGERIAYTLSGTPPFEIWYDFQGQQRKAKSGTTNFRRIAESPGEFTITSISDKASECRASVDITKTIHPLPAVKISRGRQTRVDIHEGNEVEILFEFWGTPPFEFTYTRSSNARKGQKSVVLETRHDVSYESSKIIRASQEGTYEVVAIKDKFCAFSTQQVAGTGKDQKLLQY, encoded by the exons ATGAGCGCAACTCCGAGACAGCGGACTGGTGGTTTCCCACAAACGCCGGCGACCGCAGCACCGGGCAGATCACGACGACAAGACCCCGACCCAAACTCCTCCGTGTCCTCCCAGAAGAGCAGCCGATCATCTGCTCTCCCTCTAGCCCCCGAAAATGCCTCCCGCGGCGGCCCCGCAACTGAGCCAGTCATCCCTCTGACAATCCTAGACGCACCCCAGCAACGCTTCTACGCCTTTGCGATATACGTTGGTCTGTTTGCTTGGAGGTTCTACGACTGGATCAAGCTGGTGGAGGATAACGACACATCAGCTTGGCTGTTCCTCAAATGGGTCTTCATTGACTTTGGTTTCTTGTTCGGCCTCCCGGAACTGAGGATACCATGGCTGGAGATGTCACAACCCGTCGTTACGGCCATTTTCCTCTTCCACGCTTTCTTCAATTTCATGTTGATGTTCAACATTCCG CTTCCACTGCAGCCATGGCTCATTGGCTTCTTTAAGGTCTTTTACGACCGCGAGGTAGCCGTTTCGGAGCACACAGTCAAGGTCTCGAGTATTCTGCATAATCATTCCTTGATCATGGGAAGACAGATCATCAATATTCTGCCGGAAGG CTCCGCGGTTCTCAATTTTGAGCAAATCCCATTTTGTATCGGCGAAGGCCGCGAGACTGCCCGGCTGCCTATCCAGTTCAACTCAACGGTGCCCGCCGAAATGGAACTCACTCGCATCGATCTCGAGACCAACCAAGAGGAAACCATCAAGCTGTCTAGTCGCGACGTTCGGAAAATTGCGAAACAGATCAAGGATCAAACGGCAGAATCCAACCCGCTAGCCCACATCATCGAATATCCAGTCAAGAAGACCGGTGTTTACCGTCTCGGTAGGGTTCTGGACGAATACAAGCTTGAAGTTCAGCGCGCGACCCGGGACACATACGTTGTTCCATGCCCTAAGGCCAAGTTTCGTACTCCTGACAACCAGGGCCGCTGCATCAGAGACTTGTCCGATTTGCTTGTCGACGTCACCGGAACACCGCCCCTGAAGATTGTCTACAGTCGAACGGTCAACGACAAGGACAAGAGTTTCCACTTCCAGAGCCTGCAGCCAGAGGATCACACGTCGCCCTTGCTgggctcgccgtcttcgtctttgactcatgccggcgacgaggacacGTCGTGGGTCAGGCCTCAAACCGTGGCGGTACGTCTGAACGAGACACTGGACGAACCAGGTCGATGGCAGTACGCCGTAGATGAGGTTACGGACGGGTTTGGTAATGTTCGCAAGTACGCTCCTTCTGCGGAAGAGACCGAGGCGCGTGCCCGGCCTAAGGATCTGGCTCGCACCTTTTTGGTAAAGGAGCGACCCAAGGTCAAGCTACATGGCTGCGATCTCCGCAAACCACTCAAGGTTGCTAAAAAGGACAAGGCGCGCCTGCCTGTGCACTTCTCAATCGATGGCAAAACCGCAGATGCCTCTCATACGGTCACGTGGGACTTCTCGCCTATCGACTCGTTGACCAACAGCGGCGACCACGGTGATAAGGTTTCTGTGGCTTCCTTCTCCGCTGTCAACTCTCGCGATCAGCCTCTGGTTTCGGAGCCTGGGCTGTATACGCTGAAATCAGTCTCGAGTGGCTCGTGCGAAGGAGAAGTTCAGGAGCCATCGTCATGTCTTCTGCTCAATCCACTGGAGCCGCAGTTATCGATTCGCTCCGAAGAGATACCCGACAAGTGTGCAGGCAACTCTGTGGGACTCCGGGTGGACTTGGACCTGATTGGAACACCGCCATTTGTGGTCCGGTATGATGTCGTTGACGAACAACTCAAGACTAGACACGAATCAGTCAAGGTCGAAGGCCTGAGACAACAAGTCGAACTCAGACCCACAGCTGCCGGACATCATAAGTACATCTTCAAattcgtcgacgacgctaTTTACAAAAATCGGCCTTTGAGCCCTGACATGACCTTGGAGACGGACGTCAAGCCGGCCGCTTCAGCGGTCATTCATCATCCTACGGGACTCAAAAGTGCCTGTCTGGAAGAACCAGTCGAGGTTGAGATACACCTTCGTGGTGATGCTCCCTTTTCGCTCGAATGGGAGCTCGTACACGACGGCAAGCGCAAGTCTGAGCGCGCCACCGGTATTGCGGGCCCGAAATTCAAGATCAAAACCAAGCCTCTCGCAAAGGGAGGAGAGTACACGCTTGCTCTGAACAGCGTCCAAGACAAATCAGGTTGTCGCACCTTCCTGAAGGATGAGCTGAAAATCTCTGTCAGGCGCCAGAGACCCCGTGCGGCATTTGGCCTGGTAGAGAACAAGCGGAGCATCAAAACGATCGAAAATGCCGAGGTCAAGTTGCCGTTGCGTCTTCAAGGTGACAAGCCTTGGACCGTTTCTTACCGCAATATCGATGAAGGCGATGCCGTTCGCACAGAGAAATTGAGaaacgacaacgacatcCTTACTGTCGAGGCACGAGGCACGTACGAGATTATCGACGTCCAAGATAGAGAATGTCCCGGAATCGTGGACCCCCAGGCATCCAGATTCGAGGTTGATTGGTATCCTCGACCGCAAATTTCCCTGATACAGACCGACACGGTCACCTCAGACGGTAACAAATTCTCGAAGCGCGATGTTTGCGAAGGAGATATTGATACATTTGAAGTCTCTCTCAAGG GCTCTGCTCCTTTCCATGTTGATTACAAGGTTGAGCACCACCCCTTTGATGGGTCTTCCAAGGGCCAGGCCTCTAGCAAAAAAGACCTCGATACCTCTCTCAACAAAGCGTCCATCCCCATGGACACTTCGAAGCCTGGTCGATACATTTATCAGTTCTCTGAACTAGCAGACAATCTCTATGACGGCAAAACAAACTCTCACTCCTTGACAGTGGCTCAGCGTGTTAATGCCAAGCCGTCCGCTGCCTTCATCAAGCCTGGGCAGTCTTTCAAGTACTGCAAGACGGAGCAGGACAAGGAAGACACGATTCCTATCACACTCAACGGTGTCGCTCCATTCCACGTTGAAATTGAGATCAAGCATCATAGCGGCACCATCCCCGAGACGTATCGGATCCCGTCAATCCAGACTAACTCGTACGGCATCCATATCCCAAGGCAGTATCTGCGACTGGGGATCCAGCATGTTCGCATCCGCGAAGTCAGAGATGCCCGTGGGTGCCAAAAGAAGTACGAAATCGGCGCGCCGTCCGTACAAGTCCATCTTCACGATGCCCCTGCCATATATCCTCTTGAGAGCCGTGGAGACTACTGCGTCGGCGAGCGTATTGCATACACACTTTCTGGCACGCCTCCGTTTGAGATCTGGTATGATTTCCAGGGTCAGCAACGCAAGGCCAAATCTGGCACCACCAACTTCCGCCGAATCGCCGAGTCTCCTGGCGAATTCACCATCACATCCATCTCTGACAAGGCCTCGGAGTGCCGCGCCTCCGTCGACATCACCAAGACCATCCACCCTCTTCCCGCTGTCAAGATCAGCAGGGGACGACAGACTCGCGTGGACATCCACGAAGGCAACGAAGTGGAGATACTCTTTGAGTTCTGGGGCACCCCGCCATTCGAGTTCACCTACACACGCAGCTCCAACGCTCGCAAGGGCCAGAAGAGCGTGGTGCTGGAGACGCGACACGACGTCTCGTATGAGAGCAGCAAGATCATTCGCGCGAGCCAAGAAGGCACGTATGAGGTGGTCGCCATCAAGGACAAGTTCTGCGCCTTCTCCACGCAGCAGGTTGCCGGCACTGGCAAGGACCAGAAGCTGCTGCAGTATTAG